ACCCTTCGGGAGAGTGTAAAGCCCATCCATGAGGACACTCCGGCCCTCAAGGGGGAGACGATTGCCGAAAAGGTCAGTAATGAGCACGCTTTTCCTCTCCGGAGTAGCTTAAATCGCCTCTCTGCCGGAGCGGATCCATGCCGATGCGCACCCATCCATCGGCACGCTTGAAACTCTGTATCAGCCTTGAGTTAATCAGCATGTTCAATTCCGACCTGTTCACATATCCTTTTCTGCCGTTTTTGAATATAACTTCAACCGTCATGGCGATATTCCTTCCGTGCCGGGTACAAAAACTTGTTTTTCCCTGTTTCTGCTCCCGATAAAAAATAACTTT
The Desulfuromonas sp. TF genome window above contains:
- a CDS encoding GSU3473 family protein, producing MTVEVIFKNGRKGYVNRSELNMLINSRLIQSFKRADGWVRIGMDPLRQRGDLSYSGEEKRAHY